Part of the Henckelia pumila isolate YLH828 chromosome 2, ASM3356847v2, whole genome shotgun sequence genome is shown below.
gaagttattgggccaaccttcgggtttttgggcccaatgggccagtctaagttgttattgggcttagtgaattttaatgggctttattaatttaattgggcttagaataattatttgggcttaaagtttaagatattgggcttaagtatgttaatgtgccagatttaagttaatgggcttgagtgtagggccaacagtccagaaccatccatgagaaaaattgcatgtgtcctgattatatatttaattatttttatgcatttaagttattttaatatttatatgttagtaagaaaaattaaattaaatatatatgaaggacacacaatttatttaagtacatgcattcatgaaatcaatttttatgatatgatttaatttctatggttgagcaaataaaatattttaggtggaaattgaagtagtgtggccatttatgtatgggcagtttctgccatttatgtatgggcagttttctgccatttatgtatgggtggttcgccaccagcctcgtacgatggtttcttagactgatcagtcgcactatgggtcacacttacggataggaccattcgatgttcagaaaataaatgctcaacaacttatgtatgtatgatattatgtatgttatgtatgtttatttatgtaatttatgttatgtaatttttaagcatgctcattcatgtatatgtatgtattagtattaaattgatttaaattattttaaacccttgttagtatgcatgttgggcctctaggctcactacactgatatggtgcaggtgagtacgtagaggaacaggttactcctaccggtggtgaggacgtatgagcagcgctgcagtagccccgtgaccgtgacagcttctgagtcaccatgTTTGAGTGTCatgatacattttaatatttttattggttgaggtttattggaatattttattaaatatttttagtgcatgacacatgttattattttatttatgcagtatatttttaattctagggttgactcaaatgtttaattattttaaggattgcatttttcttaagtatttaattatttatttatttagtcatgtatttattttaaatattttattctgtgcatatatgtatgggcatatatgtacatattttatttagtagtataaaaaaaaaaaaattttcgcatatttatttattatagagttagggtcgtttcacatcATACATGATCCTTTGAACCTCCTCACCTAGCCTCTGACAATCATTGGTGATATGCCCATACTCCTGATGAAAATCGCAAAACTTGTCAGATGGCGGTAACCGCGGGCCTTTCTCAGCATTGCGGGGCCTCACAAGTGCTCGCCTAtcctcacatacttgcattgccTTCTCCAGGCTCACCGATAGGGGTACATAGGGGTAGGGTCCTTTGGCCCTGTTCATCTCTTCTGCCACCCTCTTCCTTCCTCCTTCTGTCTTCCCCTCGGCCTTTGCTCCCACCTTGGCACTAGGCTTACTCCCAGACATTCCTTCCTGTCTCCTCTGCCTCTGTGCATCCTCCAAATTCACGTACTTCTCAGCTCTACTAAGGAGCTCATCATAAGTCAAAGGAGGCTTTTTGACTAAGGATCTGAAAAACTCCCCTCCTCTCAACCCTTGAGTGAAAGAGTTGACCAAGGTGTCAGCAGTGGCAGCAGGTACTTTCAGAGCTGCTGTATTGAAGCGCTGAACATACTCCCGCAACGGTTCCACCTCAGATTGCTTCATATTGAACAAACTGAGAGAAGTCTTCAAATATTTCTTGCTACTTGCATACTGGTGTAGAAAAGCTGAGCTGAAGTCATTGAAACTATGAATACTACCAGGCTGTAAAAGGTTGAACCATTGCTGGGCTGACCTTACCAAAGTAGTGAGGAAGACCCGACATTTAATTGCATCTGAATATCTATGCAACAAGGCTGCATTTTCAAATCTCCCCAAGTGTTCCTCCGGATCTGAGCTCCCGTCATACTCCCCTAAAGTAGGCTGCTTAAAATTTGCAGGGAGTTCCTCATCTAGAATAGCCCGAGCAAAAGGACTTTCCCTTTGTATAGGCCCAGGCCGACCTCCTACTTGCCGACCTAGTCTCCTAATCTCTTCCCACACCGCATCCATTGGGTTTGGCTGACCCACGGGAGGAGGTGGTGGATTGTGACCCATGGCCGCTTGCACCGTTTGAGTGATGAACTGGCTGAGCTGATCTACAGTCATATCCGCCACATTTCCTCTTCCccttcctcttcctcttcctgcCATATCTACGTCTTAGCTCGattttcccacagacggcgccaattgatatacctcaataaagtgatctccTTGGATGAGCTGAAGAAACTCCTCCAAATAAGAGATGAACTGctgctgacctgaaaccactaacaagaatgtcctcaataaagtgatctccTTGGACGAGCTGAAGAAACTCCTCCAAATAAGAGATGAACTGctgctgacctgaaaccacTAACAAGAATGTTAAGGGGGTCCGGAAGGTGTTCCggcgtatcccctccgacgctcaagtcagatgctaggatagcgaaaatatagagagtggtgtgtgcCCACGAGTGAAGAATTAGGATGCAAATAATGAAAatgaacctggtatttataggagagagcTCCGGATTTAGCGCCTACCTTCCTTATCAAGAATCCGCGAATCCCGGGATTACAATCCCGAATATTTAGGCTGAGATCTCGCCCGAATCTTGTCTGACAAAGGAAATAACAAACATTTAATCTGAGCTGAACTGTTATCATGAGGACGCTATACTACCTGGGGTCATATGGAAAAGGGATGAGTGATCTATTGCTGAACTCCTGAACTCAACCCGAGcactgatcctaacatcttagctAGCTCATCAAGGTTGTCCAACCCCTCTACCGAGCTAACTCCCTACTGACATCGGGGctgagatgaattccagagCTCCCAACCTAAGATGGAGATGATGGTGGAGGAGTTTGAAGGAGGtcctgagctcccgagctgagctcccaagctcccgagctgagctcccgagccgAACTGGATGACGGTGTGGAGGAGCTTgactgagctcccgagctcccgagctgggTGATGGTGGTGGAGGAGCTTGACGGATCTCCCGAGCCGACCTCCTGAACCATCCTGTCTATCTAAGGATTGATCTTTACCTTAGGGTCGTCTTTGAGCTGAGGTGATTTCCTTATCGGGGTATCACACATTGttattgatattttattatggataatgctacatgtacatagAGGGCTACATATTGGATTATACAATAcacatgaaattacaaaattatccttaCAATTgatttggaaaaaatattttcaaaattcattaaaaatatttatgtaattttaaatataatatataactcAACGtataaaactatatatatatacatatacatgtagcATCACCCCTTTTATTATTTAAGGAAGCGTGATTGTTGCGTGAGGTCTGTCACCGGGAAAGTGTAGGGTTTCTGAAAAAATTTCACAGGGTAATCTTCTTCCTCACCAAATCCTCCCTTTCCTCGATCCTTCAAGGCAAGGATTAAAA
Proteins encoded:
- the LOC140878429 gene encoding uncharacterized protein; the protein is MAGRGRGRGRGNVADMTVDQLSQFITQTVQAAMGHNPPPPPVGQPNPMDAVWEEIRRLGRQVGGRPGPIQRESPFARAILDEELPANFKQPTLGEYDGSSDPEEHLGRFENAALLHRYSDAIKCRVFLTTLVRSAQQWFNLLQPGSIHSFNDFSSAFLHQYASSKKYLKTSLSLFNMKQSEVEPLREYVQRFNTAALKVPAATADTLVNSFTQGLRGGEFFRSLVKKPPLTYDELLSRAEKYVNLEDAQRQRRQEGMSGSKPSAKVGAKAEGKTEGGRKRVAEEMNRAKGPYPYVPLSVSLEKAMQVCEDRRALVRPRNAEKGPRLPPSDKFCDFHQEYGHITNDCQRLGEEVQRIMYDVKRP